The following proteins are co-located in the Brevibacillus laterosporus DSM 25 genome:
- a CDS encoding heavy metal translocating P-type ATPase, whose translation MAESVAATKQQKTTMQITGMTCAACARRIEKGLQKTEGVQDATVNLSLERATVTFDPKKVGVVDLEQRIESLGYGTAKEKAELLITGMTCAACATRIEKGLNKLPGVMEANVNLTMERATVVYQPSETTMVDLIKKVENLGYGASLKQGEQASESDHRKKEIARQKRKLIISAILSLPLLWTMVKHFSFTSFIWAPDILMNPWFQFLLATPVQFIIGWQFYQGAYKALRNGSANMDVLVALGTSAAYFYSLYETIRSMETMHHEVHLYYETSAVLITLILLGKLFEALAKGRTSEAIKTLMGLQAKTATVIRNGEELVIAVEDVHVDDLFLVKPGEKIPVDGEIVEGKSTVDESMLTGESIPVEKQSGDHVIGATINKNGVLQVRATKVGKETALAQIIKVVEEAQGSKAPIQRVADKISGIFVPIVVSLAILSFLIWYFLITPSDFTSALEILIAVLVIACPCALGLATPTSIMAGSGRAAEAGVLFKGGEHLEATHRIDTVLLDKTGTITKGKPELTDVLSIDIWEKQEFLRYIASAEKNSEHPLAEAIVTGAIEQGIVLQIPTEFEAIPGYGVRAIIDGKELLVGTRKLMKKFDVQIDQALPIMEKWEQEGKTAMLAAIDQQYAGVIAVADTVKQTSREAITRLREMGLSVYMVTGDNERTAKAIAAQVGVDHVIAEVLPEEKAAEVTRLQQAGKKVAMVGDGINDAPALATADIGIAMGTGTDIAMEAADITLMRGDLNSIADAFKMSKKTMTNIKQNLFWALAYNCLGIPIAAAGLLAPWLAGAAMALSSVSVVLNALRLQRVKL comes from the coding sequence TGTGGTTGATTTAGAACAACGTATAGAATCCCTTGGGTATGGTACAGCCAAAGAAAAAGCTGAGCTTCTTATCACGGGAATGACATGTGCCGCATGTGCGACTCGAATTGAAAAGGGACTAAACAAACTTCCTGGGGTCATGGAAGCAAACGTTAATCTAACGATGGAAAGAGCAACTGTGGTGTATCAACCATCTGAGACAACCATGGTCGATTTAATAAAAAAGGTAGAGAATCTGGGATATGGAGCAAGTCTGAAGCAGGGTGAGCAAGCGTCGGAGTCTGATCATCGTAAAAAAGAGATTGCTCGGCAAAAGCGTAAACTTATTATCTCTGCAATCCTATCTCTGCCTTTGTTATGGACGATGGTGAAGCATTTTTCGTTTACATCATTTATTTGGGCCCCTGACATATTAATGAACCCATGGTTTCAATTCCTTTTGGCGACTCCAGTACAGTTCATTATTGGTTGGCAATTTTACCAAGGAGCATACAAGGCACTCCGCAATGGCTCAGCAAACATGGATGTATTAGTAGCATTGGGAACATCCGCAGCTTATTTTTATAGTCTTTATGAAACGATTAGAAGTATGGAAACCATGCATCATGAAGTCCATCTTTATTATGAAACTAGTGCTGTACTTATTACATTAATTCTATTAGGAAAACTTTTTGAAGCATTAGCGAAGGGTCGTACATCAGAAGCAATTAAAACCTTAATGGGACTTCAGGCTAAAACAGCTACGGTTATTCGCAATGGTGAAGAACTGGTCATTGCTGTGGAGGACGTACATGTTGATGATCTGTTTCTCGTAAAGCCAGGTGAAAAAATACCGGTAGATGGAGAGATTGTTGAGGGAAAATCTACAGTAGACGAATCAATGCTCACGGGAGAAAGCATCCCAGTGGAAAAACAGTCAGGCGATCATGTAATAGGAGCTACGATTAATAAAAACGGTGTTTTACAAGTAAGGGCTACAAAGGTCGGTAAGGAAACAGCATTGGCCCAAATTATTAAAGTGGTGGAAGAAGCACAAGGCTCAAAAGCACCGATTCAGCGTGTGGCCGACAAGATTTCAGGAATTTTTGTTCCGATTGTCGTATCGCTTGCTATCTTGTCTTTTTTGATTTGGTACTTCCTCATTACACCGAGTGATTTTACTAGCGCACTAGAAATTCTAATAGCTGTACTTGTCATTGCTTGCCCGTGTGCACTCGGTCTGGCAACCCCAACCTCAATCATGGCAGGCTCTGGTCGGGCAGCCGAAGCGGGTGTTCTATTTAAAGGTGGGGAACATTTGGAAGCAACCCATCGAATTGATACAGTACTACTTGATAAAACAGGGACGATTACAAAAGGTAAGCCTGAATTGACGGATGTCCTATCAATAGATATTTGGGAAAAACAAGAATTTCTTCGATATATTGCTAGTGCGGAGAAAAATTCCGAACATCCTTTAGCAGAAGCGATTGTTACAGGTGCTATCGAGCAGGGGATTGTATTACAAATTCCTACCGAATTTGAAGCAATTCCAGGGTATGGGGTGCGTGCCATTATTGATGGGAAAGAACTATTAGTTGGAACACGTAAACTAATGAAGAAATTTGACGTACAGATCGATCAAGCATTACCTATTATGGAAAAATGGGAGCAGGAAGGGAAAACAGCAATGCTAGCTGCCATTGATCAACAATATGCTGGAGTAATTGCGGTAGCGGATACAGTCAAACAAACCTCCCGGGAAGCGATTACTCGCTTAAGAGAAATGGGTCTAAGTGTCTATATGGTAACAGGCGATAATGAACGAACAGCAAAAGCGATTGCAGCTCAAGTGGGTGTCGATCATGTAATTGCAGAAGTGTTACCAGAGGAAAAGGCAGCAGAAGTAACCAGATTACAACAAGCTGGTAAAAAAGTAGCGATGGTTGGAGATGGAATCAATGACGCTCCAGCTTTAGCCACAGCAGATATAGGTATTGCTATGGGAACGGGTACAGATATAGCAATGGAAGCAGCTGATATTACATTGATGCGGGGCGATCTAAATAGCATCGCGGATGCTTTCAAAATGAGCAAGAAAACGATGACGAACATTAAACAAAATTTGTTTTGGGCTCTTGCCTACAATTGTTTGGGGATTCCAATTGCTGCTGCTGGCTTATTAGCTCCATGGTTGGCAGGTGCAGCGATGGCACTGAGTTCCGTATCAGTTGTGTTAAATGCTTTGCGATTGCAACGGGTAAAACTTTAA